ATCGGTTAATTATCACTCCCACTTTGTAGTATCAGGGGAGAATGAACGATTAGCAGAAGTGGTTCAGTGGTTAGCGGAGAAAAATATACTATACCAATTGCTGCCGGTTTCATATGGATTCCATTCTTCATGCATGGATCCTGCTGAAGAGCAGTATAGAAGTTTTTTAAGATCAATGTCATTCAATAAACCTGTTATACCCGTAATTTCTAGTCTGTTTGGAGCGCAGCTATTGGAAGTACCGAATTCGTATTTATGGGAAATCGTGAGAAGTCCGATTCAATTCCAAGAAGCTCTTCTAGGATTAGAAAAGAGGTCAGGTTGTATTTATTTGGATGTAGGGCCAGCGGGAACCTTGGCAAATTTCACAAAATATAATCTTGCTAAGGATTCCGTATCTTCATTTTATCCAATCGTTACGCCATTCGGCCAGGATATGAAACATGTAATGAAAATCGAAAGCTTGCTGCGATAGTAAATTTTAAAACGATGAATGGGAGTGAATAGACGATGCACGAAACGAAAGACGTTTATTTTAATAATGGGGATATCAAACTAAGTGGGAAATTTTATCTGAATACGGATGATAACGATCAGAAAAGTATTGTTATCTTATCTGTCGGATTTGGCGCAACCAAAGAAATGCTTGCCAAAAAAGCAATTGATATATGCGAAGGCGGGAATCATGTATTTACTTATGACTATCAAGGTCATGGCGGCAGCGAAGGTGTTGCCGGTCATGAAATGATCAGTGATATTTTCGCAGCGATCGATTATGCGAGAAGTTATCTTTCACATGATTTGCCGATCATACTGGGCGGTCAATGCATGGGAGCCCTCTTTTCCCTTCAAGCAGCTGCACAAAACAAAAATGTGACAGCTGTTTTTGGTATGTCCATTTTGCTGGAATCGGCTATAACTGTAGAAAAATGGGAATTCATTGTTGAAGTTTTGAATTCGAAACGAGAAAATCATCACTGTATTTTTGATCAAGACAGTTTGCTCAAAGATTTCCGCAAAAACGATATCAAGGATGTGCTGAATCAACTGGAAGGCTTACCGCTGCTTTTAGTTCATTTTGAAAATGATGATATTATGCCTGTAGATTTAATACTCAAAACCTTTTTACAGAGCCCTTGTGAAAAAAACATTCTCATCCTCGATAGAGGAAGACACGTTGATTCGTATATTTGCAATCATTTTAATGAGATGCTTGTCTCATGGATTAATGAGAAAAAAGAAAGATGGTTTACGACCGCGGATCAAGTACAGGCAGTTTAGGGCTAGAAAATGAGACACGCCGATGAGATCGGAATAACCATATTAGGGAGGCTAATTAGATGACTAAAGACGAAGTGTTTACAGTTGTAAAGGGTTGTATTATGGAAATTCTGCCAGATTTGAGTGAAGGCGATATCAGAATTGAACTTTCCCTTAAAGATTTAGGGGCTAATTCCATAGATCGTGCAGATATAGCGGTAAGCGCAATGGAAGCAATAGGGCTAAAAATGTCCATGGTTGAATTCGGGCAAGTAAAAAATATTCAGGAATTGGTGAATTTGCTTTATGGAAAGAAAGCCGCACTTGTCTGATCAAGCGTCTGGCATGGTAAATAACGTTGTTATTACCGGAACTGGCATCATAAGCCCTATTGGATACAATTCCGTGGAATTCACTGAATCCTTGAAGTCGGGCAAAAGCGGTATCGATTGTTGGCAGAGCCCGGCTGGGTCTGCTGCACCTGTGAGAATAGGAGCACAAATCCGTGACTTTTCGTTTGACAAGCTGATCAAGCAAAGCCCTTTAGAACTTGCGAATAAAGCGAGACTGTGTGCGAGACGTTCTCCTTTTTCCGTACAATGCTCTGTACTGGCTGTGCTGGAGGCATGGGAACAAGCTGAACTCCATACGCATCCAATAGCGGATGAGCGTAAAGGGGATCGTTGTTTCCGGGAGCAATCTTTCCCAGAATTATGCATACTCACTTTTTAAAAAGTTTGATGAAGCTCCCGAATATCTCACACCCAGCTACGCTCTGCATTTCATGGATACAGACCACGTTGGAACAATCAGTGATATATGTAACATTAAGGGTGAAGGCTTCAATGTCGGCGGTGCGTCTGCGAGCGGGAATGTTGCCATTATCAAGGCTATGCAGATGATCCAGCTGGGACTTGCCGATCTATGTCTTGTTTCGGGAACTCTTGCAGACTTATCTCCATTGGAATTAATGAGTTTCAGCAATCTGGGCGCGATGGGCGGCAAAAGCTTTGGAAGCGAGCCTGGTCAAGCTTGCCGGCCCTTTGACAAGAAGCACGAAGGATTCATCTATGGGCAGGCAGCAGCCTGCCTTATTCTTGAATCTCGCCAGTCTGCTGAAAAGCGCGGTGTTAAGCCTCTTGCAGAGCTCCTTTCCGGAGCTCTGGTATTGGACGGTAACAGGTTATCCGATCCCAATGAAGACGGCGAAGTACGCGCTATGGAGCAAGCATTGCGACAAGCGGGTCTTTCACCTGGAGATATCGATTATATCAATGCTCATGGCACATCGACGCCTACAGGCGATATGACCGAAATTAGAGCAATTAAAAGACTGTTTAAAGAACGCATCGGAGAAATATGGATGAATTCAACGAAAAGCCTTACGGGCCACTGTCTATATTCTGCCGGCATCGTAGAGGCTTTAGCTGCAATCGTACAAATGAAGGAAGGTTTTGTTCATCCTAATCTGAATCTGGAAGAACCTATTGATCAGGAGTGCAGATTCAGCAGGGGCAATACGGTTAAAGCAAATCTAAAGACAGCATTGAGTAACTCATTCGGGTTTGGAGGTATAAATACAAGTATAGTCCTCAGAGGTATAAATTAAGGAGGTTACGATCGATTTGATTTCAGTTGGAATCG
This genomic window from Paenibacillus hexagrammi contains:
- a CDS encoding beta-ketoacyl synthase N-terminal-like domain-containing protein, whose amino-acid sequence is MSVKGIVVSGSNLSQNYAYSLFKKFDEAPEYLTPSYALHFMDTDHVGTISDICNIKGEGFNVGGASASGNVAIIKAMQMIQLGLADLCLVSGTLADLSPLELMSFSNLGAMGGKSFGSEPGQACRPFDKKHEGFIYGQAAACLILESRQSAEKRGVKPLAELLSGALVLDGNRLSDPNEDGEVRAMEQALRQAGLSPGDIDYINAHGTSTPTGDMTEIRAIKRLFKERIGEIWMNSTKSLTGHCLYSAGIVEALAAIVQMKEGFVHPNLNLEEPIDQECRFSRGNTVKANLKTALSNSFGFGGINTSIVLRGIN
- a CDS encoding acyl carrier protein, encoding MTKDEVFTVVKGCIMEILPDLSEGDIRIELSLKDLGANSIDRADIAVSAMEAIGLKMSMVEFGQVKNIQELVNLLYGKKAALV
- a CDS encoding beta-ketoacyl-[acyl-carrier-protein] synthase family protein; the protein is MERKPHLSDQASGMVNNVVITGTGIISPIGYNSVEFTESLKSGKSGIDCWQSPAGSAAPVRIGAQIRDFSFDKLIKQSPLELANKARLCARRSPFSVQCSVLAVLEAWEQAELHTHPIADERKGDRCFREQSFPELCILTF
- a CDS encoding alpha/beta hydrolase; its protein translation is MHETKDVYFNNGDIKLSGKFYLNTDDNDQKSIVILSVGFGATKEMLAKKAIDICEGGNHVFTYDYQGHGGSEGVAGHEMISDIFAAIDYARSYLSHDLPIILGGQCMGALFSLQAAAQNKNVTAVFGMSILLESAITVEKWEFIVEVLNSKRENHHCIFDQDSLLKDFRKNDIKDVLNQLEGLPLLLVHFENDDIMPVDLILKTFLQSPCEKNILILDRGRHVDSYICNHFNEMLVSWINEKKERWFTTADQVQAV